Proteins found in one Quercus robur chromosome 2, dhQueRobu3.1, whole genome shotgun sequence genomic segment:
- the LOC126715801 gene encoding CASP-like protein 2C1 — MVGIAQVNVYLRVSAVLFYVLTACLVGLDSQTKIIFFVARKATYRDLEAFGILVYVDSAAVVYNLLQLCKGLISARFEGNLKGAYIYISWIGFLLDQLAAYITFAANSAAFEASVLAVTGAEEFQWMKLCNRFTRFCFQMGGALLCGYVASILMALISFISAYNLFSNYSSKRFLRLKKT; from the exons ATGGTCGGAATAGCCCAAGTTAACGTTTATCTTCGAGTTTCTGCAGTTCTATTCTATGTCTTAACAGCTTGTTTAGTAGGCTTAGATTCTCAAACCAAGATTATCTTCTTCGTTGCGAGGAAAGCTACTTACAGAGATTTGGAGGCGTTCGG GATTTTGGTGTATGTGGATTCTGCGGCTGTTGTTTATAATCTGCTTCAGCTATGCAAAGGTTTAATCTCAGCTAGGTTTGAAGGAAACTTGAAAGGggcatatatatacatatcctGGATTGGTTTCCTGTTAGATCAG TTAGCAGCTTACATTACATTTGCTGCAAACTCAGCTGCTTTTGAGGCCTCAGTTCTTGCAGTAACGGGTGCAGAAGAATTTCAATGGATGAAGCTGTGCAATAGGTTTACCAGATTTTGCTTCCAAATGGGTGGAGCATTGCTCTGTGGCTATGTGGCATCTATCCTAATGGCACTGATATCATTCATCTCCGCCTATAATTTGTTTAGCAACTACTCATCAAAACGATTCCTGCgcttaaagaaaacataa